A single window of Cheilinus undulatus linkage group 12, ASM1832078v1, whole genome shotgun sequence DNA harbors:
- the drd1b gene encoding dopamine receptor D1b, producing the protein MDQNFSTVRDGKQLLAPRDRDSSKRVLTGCFLSLLIFTTLLGNTLVCVAVTKFRHLRSKVTNFFVISLAISDLLVAVLVMPWKAAMEIMGFWPFGAFCNVWVAFDIMCSTASILNLCVISVDRYWAISSPFRYERKMTPKVACLMISLAWTLSVLISFIPVQLDWHKAETTSYVDLNGTLPEDLPPDNCEFSLNRTYAISSSLISFYIPVAIMIVTYTRIYRIAQKQIRRISALERAAESAKNRHSSMGNSSNMESESSFKMSFKRETKVLKTLSVIMGVFVCCWLPFFVLNCIIPFCEVPEGSTEFPCISSTIFDVFVWFGWANSSLNPVIYAFNADFRKAFSILLGCHRLCPGSNAIEIVSINNNMGHPTSNPNSQYQPKSHIPKDGNHSASYVIPHSILSQEEELQKKDGCKGELQVGMVNNTLDKLSPAISGNLDSDTEVTLEKINPITQNGQHKAVTC; encoded by the coding sequence ATGGATCAGAATTTCTCCACAGTTCGGGATGGCAAGCAGCTGCTGGCGCCGAGAGACAGAGACTCATCCAAACGCGTGTTGACAGGATGCTTCCTCTCCCTCCTAATCTTCACCACACTGCTAGGCAACACGCTCGTGTGTGTCGCCGTCACCAAGTTCCGACACCTGAGGTCCAAGGTCAccaacttttttgtcatttcgcTGGCCATATCCGACCTTCTGGTGGCTGTCCTGGTAATGCCATGGAAGGCAGCGATGGAGATCATGGGGTTTTGGCCTTTTGGTGCATTCTGCAATGTGTGGGTGGCATTTGACATCATGTGCTCCACTGCCTCCATCTTAAACCTGTGTGTGATTAGTGTGGACCGTTACTGGGCCATCTCGAGCCCATTTCGCTACGAGCGCAAGATGACCCCAAAAGTGGCGTGTCTGATGATAAGCTTGGCGTGGACTCTGTCAGTCCTCATCTCCTTCATTCCTGTTCAGCTCGACTGGCACAAAGCTGAGACCACCAGCTACGTAGACTTAAATGGAACGCTTCCTGAAGATCTACCCCCTGATAACTGTGAATTCAGCCTTAACAGGACCTATGCCATCTCCTCCTCCCTTATCAGCTTCTACATTCCTGTGGCTATTATGATCGTCACCTACACCCGCATCTACCGCATCGCTCAGAAACAGATCAGGAGAATATCTGCGCTGGAGCGCGCGGCTGAGAGTGCCAAAAACCGTCACAGCAGCATGGGGAATAGCTCCAACATGGAGAGCGAGAGCTCATTCAAAATGTCGTTCAAACGAGAAACCAAAGTCTTAAAGACCCTCTCGGTCATCATGGGGGTGTTTGTGTGCTGCTGGTTGCCCTTCTTCGTCCTCAACTGCATCATTCCTTTCTGCGAGGTGCCTGAAGGTTCCACTGAATTCCCCTGCATCAGCTCTACCATATTTGACGTCTTCGTGTGGTTCGGATGGGCGAACTCCTCGCTCAACCCAGTCATTTACGCCTTCAATGCTGACTTTCGCAAGGCCTTCTCCATCCTCCTGGGCTGCCACAGGCTCTGCCCAGGGAGCAATGCCATAGAGATCGTCAGTATTAACAACAACATGGGCCACCCTACCTCAAACCCCAACAGTCAGTATCAGCCCAAAAGTCACATCCCGAAGGATGGCAACCATTCAGCTAGCTACGTGATCCCCCACAGCATCCTGTCccaggaggaggagttacagaAGAAGGACGGATGTAAAGGGGAGCTGCAGGTGGGGATGGTGAACAACACACTGGACAAACTCTCCCCAGCTATCTCTGGGAATTTAGACAGCGATACAGAGGTCACGCTGGAAAAGATCAATCCCATCACACAGAATGGACAGCACAAAGCCGTGACATGTTAA